A single genomic interval of Caretta caretta isolate rCarCar2 chromosome 23, rCarCar1.hap1, whole genome shotgun sequence harbors:
- the SHISA7 gene encoding protein shisa-7, whose product MYHLLTVLLCAALEALSCRPALAVLQAPRPANHSRALPSLLAHLKRLAGGNGTGAGAWGGRAAETCQGYYDVMGQYDAAFNCTTGGYRFCCGTCHYRFCCEHRAMRLEQGRCTNVETPFWAHTQASSTAGPGGRGPGGSEAARQQSNSTVYVVCGVISFTLAVGLGIKVAFGKASRRPQGREINMPRALVDILRHQAGTSSRAERSNSTALTSASQDNGPARPPKNLYNPIKPCQSNHDNMHHNYVHLSVSSPKHHAATLDWRVHHTPTSGLKYNSLTCSRSFHNLSHLPPSYESAIKSELSRYSSLKRLAEKDMDELYLKRRHLAELTRGTLPLHAMKMNYERYGEAAQHPRRVMSQEHILSDGYRPSPYDYTGPRERVVSHERLLSREVLHSQEPLLSPERLHQGTGPFQELRLGHQKALSQTNICAAGTPLLERHQGHKMNSHPSSANSAQAAWEVGSNHTANRRQGFGSRRQSTIEQLQFIPGHHPSQHLRTGSKNEVTV is encoded by the exons ATGTACCACCTGCTGACTGTCCTCCTCTGCGCCGCCCTGGAGGCCCTGAGCTGCCGGCCGGCCCTGGCAGTCCTCCAGGCCCCTCGCCCAGCCAACCACAGCCGGGCGCTGCCCAGCCTGCTGGCTCACCTCAAGCGGCTGGCGGGGGGCAACGGCACAGGGGCGGGGGCCTGGGGGGGCCGGGCGGCTGAGACGTGCCAGGGCTACTACGATGTCATGGGCCAGTACGACGCTGCCTTCAACTGCACCACGGGCGGCTACCGCTTCTGCTGCGGCACGTGCCACTACCGCTTCTGCTGCGAGCACCGGGCCATGCGGCTGGAGCAGGGCCGCTGCACCAACGTGGAGACCCCCTTCTGGGCCCacacccaggccagcagcacggCCGGGCCTgggggccgggggccggggggctcCGAGGCCGCCCGCCAGCAGAGCAACAGCACCGTCTACGTGGTCTGCGGTGTCATCAGCTTCACCCTGGCCGTGGGCCTGGGCATCAAGGTGGCCTTTGGCAAGGCTTCCCGCCGGCCCCAGGGGCGGGAGATCAACATGCCCAG ggctcTTGTCGACATTCTCCGGCACCAGGCTGGGACCAGCTCCCGCGCCGAGCGCAGCAACAGCACCGCCCTCACCTCAGCGTCCCAGGACaacggcccggcccggcccccgaAGAACCTCTACAACCCCATCAAGCCCTGCCAGAGCAACCACG ACAACATGCACCACAACTACGTGCACCTCAGTGTGAGCAGCCCGAAGCACCACGCCGCCACGCTGG ACTGGCGAGTGCATCACACCCCAACGTCGGGCCTGAAGTACAACTCGCTCACCTGCTCCCGCTCCTTCCACAACCTCTCGCACCTGCCCCCGTCCTACGAGTCGGCCATCAAGTCGGAGCTCAGCCGCTACTCCTCGCTCAAGAGGCTGG cggaGAAGGACATGGATGAGCTGTACCTGAAGCGGCGGCACCTGGCTGAGCTGACGCGGGGCACGCTGCCCCTGCACGCCATGAAGATGAACTACGAGCGCTACGGGGAGGCGGCCCAGCACCCGCGGCGGGTGATGTCCCAGGAGCACATCCTCTCGGACGGCTACCGCCCCTCCCCCTACGACTACACCGGCCCCCGGGAGCGGGTCGTCTCCCACGAGCGGCTGCTCTCCCGCGAGGTCCTGCACTCCCAGGAGCCTCTGCTCTCGCCCGAGCGCCTGCACCAGGGCACGGGACCCTTCCAGGAGCTGCGCCTGGGCCACCAGAAGGCCCTGTCCCAGACCAACATCTGTGCCGCTGGCACCCCGCTGCTCGAACGCCACCAGGGGCACAAGATGAACTCCCACCCGTCCTCCGCCAACTCGGCCCAAgctgcctgggaggtgggcagcaACCACACGGCCAACCGGCGCCAGGGCTTCGGCTCCCGCCGCCAAAGCACCATTGAGCAGCTGCAGTTCATCCCCGGGCACCACCCCAGCCAGCACCTCCGCACCGGGAGCAAGAACGAGGTCACCGTGTGA